The Arcobacter sp. F2176 DNA segment TGCCATTTATTTCTGACTTTTTATATCACAAATTAAGTGGAACTTCTTTAGAAGAGGGGGAATCTTTGATGATAACAAACTTCCCTAAAGAAATAGCAAAAAATCAAGAAATGGAAGATATGTTTGCTATCATCGAAGAAGCAATTGTTGCAATAAGAAGAGCAAAAGTTATCATAGATATGGGTAATAGTAAAATTGCAAAAGCTTATATCAAACTTGATAAAACTATTGATAAAGATGTAGCAAAACCATTTATAGAAAAACTTAGCAAGTGTGAAAATATAGAGTTCGTAGATGCAAAACAAGAAAACTCTATAACAGATGTATCTGATAACCTAGAAGTTTACTTACCAACTGGTGAGATCGATATGACTCCTATTATTAATAAACTTTCTAAACAAAAAGAAAAATTAGAAAAAGAGATAGCAAAATTATCTGGAATGTTATCAAATGAAAGATTTGTAGCTAATGCTCCTTCTAATGTTATAGAAGAGAACAAGGCTGGATTATCTTTGGCTGAAGAAAAGCTTGTTAAAGTTGAGGCTGAATTGAAGTCTTTGAGTTAATTACTTTTAATGAAGACCTTTATTGGTCTTCTCTTCCTTAAAATAATAATTTTTATGCTAAAATTAAACAATTATTAGAAATATATTATAAAAATAAGAAGAATGATAAACTTAAGATATAAAAATTATATGCAGAATATTATCCTAAAAGTTTATAAATTTTTACAACGAAAGATAAACTAACTATGTCTAAAAAGAGTACAAGCTACAATCAAATTACCGCAAAAATGATATTTATTATTTTATTAATAACTTTGGGACTTGCACTTGCATATATTGAATATATCAAAAGAGATGTTATTGTTAACCTTGCAAAAGTAGATGCAAAGAAAACAAGCAGATTAGTATTTGAATCAATGTATTCAGCTATGCAAAAAGGGTGGAACAAAGATGATATTCAAGAGATTGTTCATAGACTTAACAAAGTAGATAAAAATCTTGAAATTCTTATATATAGAGGAAAAATAGTTGCTAGTATTTTTGGAGATATTGAAAATGATAAACTAGTAAGAACTACAGATAGTAGTGTTAAAAATGCTTTTAAAGGAACTGAATCCTTAGATATAATCAACTCAGATCTTATTAAATATTATTTCCCTGTAATTGCGAATGATAAGTGTAAATCTTGTCATACTAATTCCGTTTCAGGTGATGTATTAGGTGTTATAAATATAAATTATCCTATAACTGATTTGAAAATATCTTTTAATGATATGATTGATATATTTTTTATTTTTATTATTGGTTTTACAATTATAATCTTTATACTACTGTTTTTAAATTTTAATAAATATTTACTTTCACCTATTAATAATTTTATTAAAACTGCGAATATTATCAAAAAAAGTAGTGATATAAAACAAAGAGTAACAGTAGATTATGATATTAATGAGATACAATCAATGCAAGTTATTTTTAATGAAATGCTTGATTCAATTGAGCATCAATTTTATTATGATCATTTGACAGGACTAAAAAACAGAAGAGCTTTATTGGAAGACTTAGATAATAAAAAAGATTTATTATTTATGATAATCAATATAGATAAATTTGAGCAAATAAATAATCTTTATGGTGATGAAATTGGTGATAAAATACTTTTAAAATACAAAGAAAAATTCAAAGAACTTCTTCCCTCTACTTCAATTTTATACAAAATGCATGCGGATGAATTTGGTGTAATATCACATGGCTCAATTGACTTAGAAGAGTTTGAAAATATTGCTTCATATATCATAAGTCAACTAGGTAAGTATGAATTTAAAATATCTGATGAAAAAACTATTTTTATCAATCTTACTATTGGTATATCTCATGGATCAACTCTTCTTCTTCCAAATGCTGATATGGCACTTAAACTTGCTAAAAAGAATAAGAAAAACTATCTTATTTATACTGATGATATGAGAACTTTAAAAGAGTATGAAAATAGATTAAGTTGGACACAAAGACTTATGAGAGCAATTGAAGAAGATAAAATTGTGCCACTATTTCAACCTATTGTTGATTGTACCACTTTAGAAGTTATTAAGTATGAAGCTCTTATGAGAATAAAAAGTGATGAAGATGATTATATTGTTCCGATACATTTTTTAAATATCTCAAAAGAAAACAAAATATATTTTAAATTGACCTTGATAATGTTACAAAAAACTTTTGATATTTGTAAGAAAACAAATTATAAATTTTCAATAAATTTGACTAAAGATGATATGTTAAATGATGAAATTATTAGATTTATAGAAAATGAATTTAAATCATCTGATATTGCTAACAAAATTACATTTGAGATACTTGAGTCTGAAGGTATTGAAAACTATAATGAAATAATAAATTTTATAACAATTGTAAAAAAATATGGAGCAACAATATCTATAGATGATTTTGGAACAGGATATTCAAATTTTGAATATCTAATAAAATTAAATTTTGACTATCTAAAAATAGATGCTAGTATGATAAAAAATATTGACAAAGATGAAAAGGCACAATTAGTAACGAAAACAATAGTTGACTTTGCTCAAAAAATTGGTGTGAAGACAATCGCTGAGTTTGTTTCTAGTAAAGATATCTTATCAAAAGTACAAGAATTGGGTATAGACTATGCTCAAGGGTATTATTTAGGGGAACCAACTTCTATAAAAGCTCTAAATAAGTAATTAGAAACGAAGAATAAACTCTTTAAGGGAGTATAATAAAGAAGATTTAACTTCTTTATTAACTAGTGCGATTTTCTTACAACCAATATCATCTTAATATTAATTACAATAAATCTAATGATTTGCCATAAGATACAAGTTCTCATAAATCTTACAAATCTACTTGGTTTTGGTGGATAGTATGCTTGCTCATAAGGTTTAGTATTTTTATTCATAATTATATTTCTCCTATTATTCTGGGATTAAAGTCCAGCCCGGTTTTAGTTGAGCTTTATATATAAACATATGATGTAACAAATGTTTAATCCAATGTCCTGCTGTTCCTACTTCTCCAAAAGTTGAGTCTTGGTCTCTTCCTGTTTCTGGATATTTTTCATAGTCTGGAACTACGGGATAAACTGTCATTGCAGCAGCTGTTCCTGTAAAGAAACCTTTACCCGTACTTGCAACACAAGCAGCACCCATACTACTCATGCTTGCTGTATGTGTAGGAGTAGTTGATTTTCCAGTAATCATATCGCAAATAGAATGTGCAACTGCTTTTCCCATGATACCACTTGGCATACCCGTTCTTGGTGGTGTTGGAGTTATCATTGTACCATTTGGTGATTTTTGTGGTTTTGAAATAGGGTGAGGAGGTGCAAAAGCAATACCAACTGCAAAAATATTTTTATAAATTGGATTTTGTAATGTTTTTGGCCAATCACTAGCTTTCCAATCTTCATATGCTTTTGGAGTATAATCAGCATCAACTTTTAAAAATCCATTTGGTGCAAAAATTGTATCAGTGATATCACTTCCATCTTTACCATATGCTTTTAATCCAACTCCAGCAAATGGTGGAATCAACATAGCTAAATCAAACTCTTGAGAATGGTATTCTCCATTTAATAGTTCGTAATGAGCTAAGCCTTTTTCTATTTTATTTACATGAGCACCTGTAATCCAACTAAGTCCTCTTTCTGCATAAATTGATTCAGTAAATACTCTTGAATGTGTTAGGTATCCACCTCTATTGATATGCATTCCTCCCATACCAAAGTCACCCAAAGTCTCTTCATTTGATATCCAGACTAGATTGGCATGTTCTCTAACACCTCTTTTTTTAAGAATATGTTCGATATTAAAAATATATTCAAAAGCAGCACCTTGACAAGTACACATTCCATGTCCTGTCCCTACTAAGATAGTTTGTTTTTCACCTTTTGACATTTTTTCAATGCATTTTTCTAATTCATGATATGCATGGACAGCATGATCTGCTGTACAAACTGAAACTGTATTTCCATCAACTTCAGGATCCAATCCAGGTGTTGCAGCAAAATTTAGTTTTGGACCAGTTGCATTAATCAAATAATCATAAGTAAGTTCTTCTATTTGTGAAGCTTTATCTTCACTGGTATATTCAATAGTTACATAGGGCTTAAAATTTTCAGTTTTTCCATCAGGATGAATAGATAAGGCTTTTGCTTGTTTATATGTAATACCAGCTTTTTTATATATAGGTGCTAAATCAAAAGTTACATCTTCTTTACCCATTTCTCCTACTCCAACCCAAATATTTGATGGTATCCAATTCCATTTTGAATTTGGTGTAACAACTACAACTTCATGGGATTTCCCAAGCCATTTTGCTGCAAATGATGCAGCAGTATGTCCAGATACCCCTCCTCCTAAAACGACAACTCTTGCCATAATCTATCCTTATTATAGTATAATGACAAATTCTATATCTTTATAAATTATATAAAGCTTAAATTATAAGAATATCTTATTTTAAAATAATTTAATATTTATATAATTTTTAAAAATGTATAATTATAAATACTTATAATTAATTGGAGTAAAATATTAATGAAAACATCTCTTTTAAGTCATCTATTGAAGGTCTTTATACTTTCAATAATCTCTACAAACCTATATAGTGAGCCTTTAGAATTATCTAGTTTTATTGTTAGTGATAATCAAAAGACAATTTCAAGTAAATATAATGGATATATAGAAAAAATCTATATTAGTGAAGGTGAATATATTAAAAAAGGAAAACTTCTTTTGAAAATAGATTCAAAAGAAATGTCAACTTCAAAATCTCAAACTTTGCTTAGTATTGAACAAGCCAAGTTAAATTTTAATATTGCAAAAAATGATTTAGATAAAGCTACAATTGATTTTGATAGATACAAAAGACTTTTTGAAAAACAGATGATTTCAAAAAATGATTTTGAAAATTTTGAACTTAAAAAAAATAATCTAGATAAAAATCTACAAATAGCAAAAAAATCTATAAAACAAAGTGAAGATAAACTTCAAGAGATAAATAAAAATCTCAAATATCTAAATATAAGAGCTTCAAGCGATGGTTTAATAATCAAAAAAAATATCAATGAAGGGGAATTGGCAACAGCTGGTACACCACTTTTAACAATAAGTGATGTTGATAATTTAAATCTTTATTTAGATGTAGCTGAGAGTGATTTATCAAAATTTAGAGAAAAAGAGAATTTAGATATCTATATTGAATCTCTTAATATAAATCAAAAAGCAATAGTAGTAGCGATATTGCCAAGTGTTGATTCTGGGATTAATAGTTTTAGAGTAAAGCTAAGTTTTAAAAGAACAGATAAAAGAGTACTTCCTGGAATGTATGCAAAAGTGAGAGTTGAATAAGATGGATTACAAATCTATAAAAGTACACAATATTGGTGGACTACTTTCTAAAACTTTTCTACATAACTCTTTAACTCCCGTAATTGCGGTTTTTATTTTGATTTTAGGATATATAGCACTTACTTTTATGCCAAGGGAAGAAAATCCACAAATGATTGTTTCTGGTGGGAATATTATAGTTTCACTTCCTGGTGCAACACCTCAAGAAGTGGAAAATGTTATTGTAAAACCAATTGAGAGAAAGATGAAAGAGGTTTTAGGAGTTGAGCATGTTCAAGGAATAGCAAGACAAGATGTGGGAATAATAAATGTCATGTTTTTTATTGGAGAAGATAAAGAGCAATCAAATCTAAAAATGTATGATAAGATGATGCAAAACTTAGATATATTACCACTGGGAGCTAGTCAACCGCTTATAAAACCTCTTGATATTGATACTGATATTCCTATTTACTCTATTGCTTTTTATTCTAAAAATAATAAAATTAGTCAAGCAGATTTATATGAAAAAGTAAAACAGTTACAACAAAAATTTAATGCTATAGAAAATATAGCACAAGCTAATATTATTGGTGGACATAAAAAACAATTTAATATTTTACTTGATACCAATAAACTAAATCGTTACAATTTAACAATCAATGACGTAAAACAAGCCCTTAGTGCTATTATAATTAATTCTCCCCAGTTAAAAAAAGCTAGGGGAAATGAGATAAGAATTGGAAGTATAAAAAATGTACTTCAATCTATAAATGATGTTCAAAATATAATTATTCCCGCAAGTAATACAATTGTATATTTAAAAGATATAGCTACTATAAGTGATGGGGTTGACTTTCAAAACTATAAAAAAGTAGAAATAAATCTAAAAGATAAAAATCTTTATCCACAAGTTACACTAACCCTATCTAAATTAAAAGGTTCAAAT contains these protein-coding regions:
- a CDS encoding EAL domain-containing protein, with protein sequence MSKKSTSYNQITAKMIFIILLITLGLALAYIEYIKRDVIVNLAKVDAKKTSRLVFESMYSAMQKGWNKDDIQEIVHRLNKVDKNLEILIYRGKIVASIFGDIENDKLVRTTDSSVKNAFKGTESLDIINSDLIKYYFPVIANDKCKSCHTNSVSGDVLGVININYPITDLKISFNDMIDIFFIFIIGFTIIIFILLFLNFNKYLLSPINNFIKTANIIKKSSDIKQRVTVDYDINEIQSMQVIFNEMLDSIEHQFYYDHLTGLKNRRALLEDLDNKKDLLFMIINIDKFEQINNLYGDEIGDKILLKYKEKFKELLPSTSILYKMHADEFGVISHGSIDLEEFENIASYIISQLGKYEFKISDEKTIFINLTIGISHGSTLLLPNADMALKLAKKNKKNYLIYTDDMRTLKEYENRLSWTQRLMRAIEEDKIVPLFQPIVDCTTLEVIKYEALMRIKSDEDDYIVPIHFLNISKENKIYFKLTLIMLQKTFDICKKTNYKFSINLTKDDMLNDEIIRFIENEFKSSDIANKITFEILESEGIENYNEIINFITIVKKYGATISIDDFGTGYSNFEYLIKLNFDYLKIDASMIKNIDKDEKAQLVTKTIVDFAQKIGVKTIAEFVSSKDILSKVQELGIDYAQGYYLGEPTSIKALNK
- a CDS encoding NAD(P)/FAD-dependent oxidoreductase; protein product: MARVVVLGGGVSGHTAASFAAKWLGKSHEVVVVTPNSKWNWIPSNIWVGVGEMGKEDVTFDLAPIYKKAGITYKQAKALSIHPDGKTENFKPYVTIEYTSEDKASQIEELTYDYLINATGPKLNFAATPGLDPEVDGNTVSVCTADHAVHAYHELEKCIEKMSKGEKQTILVGTGHGMCTCQGAAFEYIFNIEHILKKRGVREHANLVWISNEETLGDFGMGGMHINRGGYLTHSRVFTESIYAERGLSWITGAHVNKIEKGLAHYELLNGEYHSQEFDLAMLIPPFAGVGLKAYGKDGSDITDTIFAPNGFLKVDADYTPKAYEDWKASDWPKTLQNPIYKNIFAVGIAFAPPHPISKPQKSPNGTMITPTPPRTGMPSGIMGKAVAHSICDMITGKSTTPTHTASMSSMGAACVASTGKGFFTGTAAAMTVYPVVPDYEKYPETGRDQDSTFGEVGTAGHWIKHLLHHMFIYKAQLKPGWTLIPE
- a CDS encoding efflux RND transporter periplasmic adaptor subunit, which encodes MKTSLLSHLLKVFILSIISTNLYSEPLELSSFIVSDNQKTISSKYNGYIEKIYISEGEYIKKGKLLLKIDSKEMSTSKSQTLLSIEQAKLNFNIAKNDLDKATIDFDRYKRLFEKQMISKNDFENFELKKNNLDKNLQIAKKSIKQSEDKLQEINKNLKYLNIRASSDGLIIKKNINEGELATAGTPLLTISDVDNLNLYLDVAESDLSKFREKENLDIYIESLNINQKAIVVAILPSVDSGINSFRVKLSFKRTDKRVLPGMYAKVRVE
- a CDS encoding efflux RND transporter permease subunit, producing MDYKSIKVHNIGGLLSKTFLHNSLTPVIAVFILILGYIALTFMPREENPQMIVSGGNIIVSLPGATPQEVENVIVKPIERKMKEVLGVEHVQGIARQDVGIINVMFFIGEDKEQSNLKMYDKMMQNLDILPLGASQPLIKPLDIDTDIPIYSIAFYSKNNKISQADLYEKVKQLQQKFNAIENIAQANIIGGHKKQFNILLDTNKLNRYNLTINDVKQALSAIIINSPQLKKARGNEIRIGSIKNVLQSINDVQNIIIPASNTIVYLKDIATISDGVDFQNYKKVEINLKDKNLYPQVTLTLSKLKGSNAVVIADEVTERLSEMRSEFEKEGINYTITRNDGERANDAVTELMFHLLISVVIIILLLIFVLGWKEAMIVTFTIPAIFAITLFVAYLGDQTINRITLFAFLLSLGLLVDDAIVVVENIHRHFHKEDSKNKTNEEIMVEATDEIGASTNIATIAIILTMVPMAFVGQMMGQFMRPIPLNVPVAMAASLIIAYIFTPYFANKILKRGK